Genomic DNA from Aphanothece sacrum FPU1:
CTGCTTCTGTTGTCTGATTTTCAACTATTCCCAGACGCATAACCATTGATGAACGCACTGCCACTCCGTAAAGAGTAATAGCTAACATGGTTCCCACTAATGCTTCCGTTAAAGCCACATCTGCTGCCCCAAACATAGTATAAGTTAAGGCGGCCAATGCCCCTAAAATGCCACGAATGACTAAAGCATGGTAAGGGTTGACTTGTAAAACCACCAAAGCAGCAGATAACGGTAATAAGGCAGCTATGACATAGACGTAGATATCATTCATGATTGGCCTCACTACTAGAACAATAAGCTAATACGTACCCTAAGACTGTGTTCCAAATGGCTAAGGAAATTAGGGCTAAAATGAGCAAGGGCCATTCACTGGGGATTTTTAGCAGTAATCCCACCATAATACTCATTGAACCCAAGGTATCAGCCACAGAGAGAGTATGGAGTTTAAATAATACTGAGCGATCGCCTATTAGGGGC
This window encodes:
- a CDS encoding monovalent cation/H(+) antiporter subunit G; this translates as MINFLSYALISLGIVFWFWGTWPLIGDRSVLFKLHTLSVADTLGSMSIMVGLLLKIPSEWPLLILALISLAIWNTVLGYVLAYCSSSEANHE